TTAGTTACTGCCAAATCTACCCAGAAAAATACCTGTAGTGTGCAGGAAACAGGTTTGAAAGTGTGACTGTAAATGTGCTATTAACTGGACACATTCAAAACCTAttccgcttttttttttttttacagtactgttttttactatatatatttgtgtgtgtttatatacacgtgtgtatgtacacacacatacacatttaaaaaaatcagacattataaaataaaggaaataaagtATCTCTTCTACATTAGATTCTAGGTTGAGTCCTGGTATTAGGGTGTGTTGGTTAGGTGAGGTGTGGGAGATTGGGGAATGGGGGATGGGTcaggagagacagaaaaagTTCTTTGTCAATTCAGAGAGCATGTGTATGCCAGTACCAcgatcattctctctctctctctaccggCACACTAATCCTTTATCAGTACAACTATTTGAGTCCAAAATTAGGCCACTAGACAGTGCGAGTACTGCCAGGTCCCATCGCGAGGTAGTAGATTCAGTGGATATGAACTAGCCATTGACCCACATTGGCAGCGTCAGGAGTAGCTGCCAGTAAACTCCAGCCACAGGCCGGCAAATTCTATCAGCAGGGAGGTGACGAGTGAGCCACTTTAACCCATTATCATCACCACTTGTTGATGAACAAACATTTCTTGGACTGTAAGTGTCTATTGTTCAATACTAGTTAAATTAGGttttcaatcaatcactcaGGAAAAAAAGAAGGAACAATACAAAGTCTGTCGAACATGCTGTTTCACATCAGGCATTGGGCTTCTACAACATTCTTCAGTCTCTTGATGCTAAATTCTCCAGACACTCACCCACGGTGACCATTTCTTctctctttaaaaataaaagtgttcTCAGCTAGCTGAGTCAATTTTCAAACTTTACAACCGTTTGGATACGTTCACTGTTACGATCATGTACTCTACGTTACTCAAATGATGGAGGCTGAGTGGACTGGTGGGTGGGAGAGAGGGACAACAGCAAAGAAGGTACAGTCAAGCCCAGTGGAGATTCGTTTTGCTATGTGAACCCTGACAAGAGAAGCAGAAACTGAACCGGGGGTGACTGGTCTGGCAAAGCGTCTCATGTTGAAGACGCGTGCGTGCTTGAGAGCAGCAGCCTTGGCAGCAGGGAAGAGGGGGAATGGGGCTCGCTAGGGCAGCTTCATGAAGAGGCCGTTGTCCAGGGAGGGGCAGGGCATGGGGAACTGGAACAAGCTCATGTCAGCCGTGAGTGCTGCCATGGCAGCAGGGTCATGCTCGATCTGGTTCCTTAGGCTGGGGTCGATTTTCTCCAGCCTGCGCTTGAGCCGCTTGGCCTCCCTCTCGCGGATGAGCCTGGCCTGCCTCTTCTCGGGTGTCTCGTTGGCCCTCTTCAGACGCATGGCCTCCCGGTCCCGCTGCAGACGCCGTGCCCTCTGCTCCTCTGTCTCCTGCATCCTCTGCAGCCTCTTGGCCTCACGGTCCCGTAGCCTCCTCAGCTCGCGCTCCTCGGGTGTCTCACAGGCCCGCTTGGTCTTCTTGGCCGTGCGCTCACGCTCCAGTCGCTGCATCCGGGCCTCCAGAGGCTCATTCTGCCGGCGGATGGCCCACTTCCTCATGGAGGGTGACTGCGCCTCCACCAGCTGCTGGTAGGCCACGCAACTGTTGCAGACAAGCAGCACCCCGGCTGGGAAGACGGGCATGGGATTGAGAATGTCTGGGAGTGGGGGAAGGGAGCCAGTGGGGGAGCTGAGGCCGTCAGGcagaggagggagggaagaaGCGGAAGATATGAGGCTATCCgggagaggagggagggcaggCCCCGGGCTGGTGCTGGGATTGGAGCTGTTGGAAAGAGGATGTGACATGGAGGAGCCCTGGTCACTGTTGTTGTCCTCCATGTGGCTGGTGTGCAGGAACTCTCGCAGCTTCTCCCTGTGTAGAGAGCAGGAGACGGGTTAAATCACTGAGCAACAGCCACAGCTTGCTCAACTCTACTGAAGAAAACTCATGTCATTTAGGCTCATTAACTCTCCCGAATGAACTTTGATCAACAATTATTTACAACAGTATTTCATGCTTTAGATCACCATATAGACTTCTAAAAGTACTTCAATATGCTGCAGGATTCTCTAGTTTAACCAACACAGCCCTAACAGTAACCTATAAGAGCAGCTCGGTGAGCAGAGGCGGTGTGGCTGTGCAGACACACCTGTTGAAGTTGCTGGTGTCAGTGAAGCGAGCGCCACACACCGCACAGTTCGACAGCCGGTCCTCTGAATGGATGAGGAGGTGCCGTCCCAGGGAGCCAGGCGAGCTCAGGGCACGgccacacacagggcacacataGCTCTTACTGCTGCTAACCATCGCGGTGTGCTGCAGAGAGAGATTCATTTACAAAGTATATATAAACAAAGGCAAATAAATCTCTGGGTTGTCTTTGAGGCCACCACAATAGCAGACCAGTAAATGTGAACGCTGTTGGCTAAGCCCTAAATCATAAATTATTTACGAAGTAGGTCCTGTGAATTGAGGTTCCATTAAACATCTTGAGTTAAATTTGCCCTTAGTTATACCCTTAAGTGTTCCTTGAGTTCCTTGAGGGTGTTATACAAAGTATGTTAATGCATTGAGTTAAATACATCTCTAAGGGAAAAACTGCTGTACAGACGTGGCCGAAAGTATCAGTAcccttactttttttttttaactcaattTTCTCTGAACAAAATAGAaattgacaaaagtaattggtaccaccattctttatttcacattcaatagaacaaaaaattgcttttgatttatgacgtaacattaatttaaatagtaaaacaaatgacagTGGCACGGACAAAAATATTAGGACCCTTAACCTAATACTTCGTTGCACAGCCTTTAGagacaataactgcaatcaagtgctgtctgtagctctgaatgagatttctacacttctcgactagtagtttggcccactcttcttgagcaaaccactccagttctctcaggtttgatgggtgccttttcTCAACTGCAAGTTACAGCTCAGATGTTCAATGGGatttagatcaggactcatagaagaccaCGTtggaacagtccaatgttttcttctcatccatTCCTGGGTGCTTTTTGAAGTGTGTTTCGGGTCGTTATCCtactggaggacccatgacctgtgactgagactgttgtgatttaccaaaaagctctacttttgtttagtctgtccaaaggacattctcccagaaggactgtggTTTGTCCACATGCATTTTGGAAAACTCCAGTCTGCCTTTTTGCGTTTCTCTCTTAGAGAGAGGTCTTCTACCATGGAGCCCATTTTCATTCGGATAGCGACGGATGGTGTGACTTGAAACTGTTTCACCTTTGTTTTGAGGTTTTCCTTGGTTCTTTCTCCACCATTCCAACAATCCTTCTCTTCATTCTTGGGTCAATTTCCTCTTGCAGCCACGTCCAGGGATGTTGGCTACAGTCCCATGTGCCTtagacttcttaataatattggcaacagtgctcacaggaacatcaagcactttagagatggtcttgtaggaccatgcttggctattcccttctttctaacctcctcagacaactctctggttttccttatcttttccatgttcagtgtgatacacacagtgacacaaaacagcagagtgagtacttttctccatttaaactggctgaatgagtgataatgtgattgaagacacctgtgatactaattaaaagagaatggtCTGGTTGAGGTAtcactacaatacaattatttcatataacttctaaagggtataaataatattgtccaggccattttagaatgtctTTATAGTAAGAATTAGTCTCTTTTCAGTTTATTGGCTTTGTTCCACTGCAAaccaaagacatgcatgtaTGGATGACAAAAGATCAACACTTTTCAGGGCGAATGgtgctttatttaaataaaatgcaagggtaccaatacttttggccatgtctGTATGTAGCGCAGAGGTTATTTAGGTGTTTTTTGCATCTGACTACTGGTCTTTCTGGCTTTCTGCCTCAAGCATTTACTGTCagtaaattatttcagtacttcCCTTTTAGATTACCCATGGTTACTGCCATCCAAGTtgaacattttctttatttagaaACGttaatatattcatttattttaattttttgtacCTAGTaactaaaaaatatttgaataaaattttaaaaatcacataCATGTTTCTTAAGTCTTTCATGACATAAGAAATACATAGAAATATGTTtaagatatatacatacacatacagaatCATTTTGATACAGATCGAAAGCATGTCACTTTTTATGACGAAAAGAATCTGATGTTCTTAGTTTAAAGGACGTGAAAGCCGCAACCAGACAGAGCCTTCCTACCTGGTAGACATGTGCAATGAGCTGCTCAGGACTGCCACACTCCAGCCCACACAGTGGACACAGGTACCCGTTCATCGCATCCCCCTGGTCCTCACACTCCTGTGGGACACAAGAGAAACTCTTTAACCCTGGCACATCTATACATTCAATATACAAGAAAAATCCCAGCGTTTCTGACTACAGTTTTAGTTTAGGCACAAACAACGGTCATGCACAGCGAGTTGTGCCTTGAACAGCGAATCGTTCAATTCAGGGAGGAATCCGTAGCTGCCCCTTAATGACAATCTGCTCATGTCTGCTCACCACACAAGCCCCTTCCTGTAGGTATACCCTGTGCACTGTTATTAAGAATGAACAACGAGGGAAGCAGGTGGGTACTCATGAAGAGATGTCCCGCTGCAGGGACATGCCCAGGTACATCAGATTCATCATCGGGCCCTATTACAATCTATAGAATCTATACTGTCAAAACTGTGGGCATTATTGTACAGCTCAAAAAGCAGTTGTTCAGCTGAACAGTCtagaaattacaaattaattttagATGGTATAATTGCAATTACATTAAAAGATGCAGTttatgtcaaaaaaaaaaaattcaattatttatttccttcctTGCTGCACTATACATCAGCTCTATTTGCTGCTGCGACGCTGCACGTTCTGTGCTCGATATTTTCGATGTAAAGtaccttttcttcttcttctcagaATTTCTGCCAGGAAGAATACAGCGGAAGCCAATTAGCATTGCAAAAGCCAGTAGGAAAAACAGCCTGAGCTAAAACAACAGTGAGATGGGTTTCTTTTCCACCATTTCAGAAGTGCATTTTTAGCTGGGATAGTACTTCACTGTAGCAAAGAATGTGTAGAGAATTGGCTTCTGATTATTTTCTTGTCACATTCCATTCAAATAATGCACCTGTTTTGAGTATTATGGCAAGGTTATACACTCTCTTTATTCCTTTAAAGATACTACATTGCTAGCAGAAACAGGAAACCTAAAACAGGGCAGGATTGAGAAAGCCGCAGGATATAACCAAGAAGAATGATTTGATATCGGCTTTTTAATAATAACTTAGGCAAGGGTCTGCCACTGTAGAGCCAAGGAGGTGCAAGGAGGAGCTCTGAATGAGTGGACTGCTCCTTCACTTATTGAGTTGAGTTGTCATTTCTAATCTCTGATGCTGAAAGCCACCTAAAGCCTGACTCAAGGACAAGAGCCGCCCACCTCCCGACTTAAGTGCTATGTAGTGTAACCCACCACCTGACCGCACATGGATTCGGACACCTGTCCCATGGCGACCTGCACACTAGGTGTGTGGGGAGAAGCTGACCTCTTTCACCTCCCCTTCCGTGGAGGTGCTCTGGCTGTTCTTGGTGCACATCATGCTGTCATCGGCTGAGGTGTTGGAGGACGAGTCTTCCCCCTGGTTGTCCGGATCACTGTCACTGTCctctacaaaacaaacacagcagcATTTACTGTGCTATGAACAGAGACATTGAAAAGACCGATGGCTGCCTCACAAGATTATTTctaatgtttcctttttttttttttttctttctttctaaagATCAAAATATTTCCCGAGGAGGAAAGAGAACGCTTAACAATGGTAGACAACTTTCGCGCTCAGCTTCAATCAGTCTGTATTTGTTTGCCTTTACTGTGGAATTTCTTGATCGGCAGTGGAGGGACATGTTAGGGGGAGATCTTCCCATCTGAGCACAGCAGGCTAGACAAGCTGTATCCTGGCACAGCTGGAGGGAAAGCTTACTTTAGAAACATATGTAtaaacatatgaatacacaaaTACAGTTAAAAAACCTCCATTAGTGCAGCAACACTACATTGTGTGTAACATAACCTCAAGCTGTGCAACAATATAGTATCCTGACACAGAAATGGTCCAGAGTCCAGAAATGAGTCCAGAGAGGTCATGTGTACACCCACAGCAACATCATCATATCATGGCCCATTTGGTACATTATGTACCATGTTGTCGATCTTGCCTGCTCAGCAATGGCAGCTGCAGTAATGAATGGGTGCCTGCAATGTCTAAATATGCCACTGCTGTGCACAGTAGCTCACCTGTCCCACTGTCTTGCTCCTCGGCCTCCTGGGAGTTGTTGCTGTGGCTCTCGCTGTCCTCTGCGAAATCCTCCCTGCTCTCCGTCTCCATAGCGCGCTCGGGGCCAGCCAGCCCTGCTGAGGGGAACGACCCTGAGAACACGGGGACGAAAAATGGTGTTACACACTGTAAGCTAGATGCATCAAAGGTTAAGCGCCCCCACCAGCTTCTTATAAATTCATTGCTTTGTTAAAATCCATAGCTATTTGATCATTTAGGGTATCTGTTTAATCAGCTGGCttaatttacttaaaaaaaaatacaaaagtgtCTAAAAGTGTTAGcagtttcttttatttttgttttgcagtgtggcttgcgtgtgcatgtgtgaggaTGAGGATTTCTCACTGGTCACTTTCTATCTATCACCATGAGTGTGTGAGATTTCTGGAAAAGTTACCTCCCATTCTTTAACTTCACAGATTCTGCTTGTGCCTAAAACTGATGCATATATGAGAACAGTGTGACTCAAATACACAAAGTGCATAGGTGAAACCTACACATCCCAGAAAAAAAGTAGTAACAGGGCAACAACTGATTTCAGGCCTATCCTCCCCCtcaaggcacacacacacacagagacaggcctCTCCCAGAGAAAACAACACAGGCCCACTCTCTGCCCCGGAACttacgcacacacaaacacgatgGCCAATACATGCGTGAGGAGTAatgcacacaatcacacacaacaTAGTTGTAACACACATCCAAGGTATATGACATACAAAAACACAGCCTCACACACACGCAGCACAGTGGGAACAAACACAGGACAGCATTGACACTCactagaaaataatttaaaatgaaaataaaatttaaaaaagccCAAGCACAGTATTGTgcaacacccacacacagcacaatacaaagcACAGACcattaacacaaaacacaaattaaagctgaaacacatatacacacacaacagcacCCTCCCCTCTGGAGAGACAGGAAAAAGAGCACAGCGCAgcacattatacacacacactcatacagacagacagacagacggacagaaacagacgcacacagactGGTGATTGGCATGCTGCAGTCCCAGGGGAGGCAGCCTCTCTCTGCACTCCATTCCTTTACCCTAATCCAAGAGAGAGATCCTATCCAGGCcagcctgctctctctctctcaatctatctatctatcccccCCTTTCAGGGCTGACAGAGACAGTCTCCCTGGGGTTCCTCCCTGTAAGCTGTATTTCCTGCCTGAAATCAGAGCTCCTCTGAGAAACTGCCCCTGACTTCCCCACACACATCTGCATCGCTCTGGTTTCTCATTCCAGGCTGTATTGCAGCACAGGCGAGGGGCTAACCTTGGCCTCCATTCTCCAGAGATTCTCCCGCGCTTCATTTTGAATGGGCACCACACAGATAACTGTAGTTTATGAGGCTCTTCAAGGGATCAGTTGaacgacttttttttttttttttttaaacagaagaCTAGTTTGGCATGTGTAGACCATTCACTATTCATTATGCTAAATCCTGCATAATAGaatcaatttaactaaaaactATCTTGCAAACTACTGGTACTCTATCTACCATAGGTGACTCCCAACTCTGATTTTAATCTCATGGAAGTGGCCGGATTAATTTTGACATTGCCCTTTTCATTAAAAGATTGTTACTTAAGAAATACATCACAGGCAGATACACTGGGactggagagagggaaggagtgcgtgggtggggggtggtgtACAGttgaacaaaccaaaataaaatgtaaaaaataaaaaaatacaataagacAAAACATAGTCTTCCTTTTCCCTCCCCTTCTTTCTAAATAAAACTTGACACAGCTTTCCTAGATTCGGGCGGCTACAGCAGGGTA
This DNA window, taken from Amia ocellicauda isolate fAmiCal2 chromosome 9, fAmiCal2.hap1, whole genome shotgun sequence, encodes the following:
- the znf821 gene encoding zinc finger protein 821 isoform X1, encoding MSRRKQTNPFKVNWSFPSAGLAGPERAMETESREDFAEDSESHSNNSQEAEEQDSGTEDSDSDPDNQGEDSSSNTSADDSMMCTKNSQSTSTEGEVKEECEDQGDAMNGYLCPLCGLECGSPEQLIAHVYQHTAMVSSSKSYVCPVCGRALSSPGSLGRHLLIHSEDRLSNCAVCGARFTDTSNFNREKLREFLHTSHMEDNNSDQGSSMSHPLSNSSNPSTSPGPALPPLPDSLISSASSLPPLPDGLSSPTGSLPPLPDILNPMPVFPAGVLLVCNSCVAYQQLVEAQSPSMRKWAIRRQNEPLEARMQRLERERTAKKTKRACETPEERELRRLRDREAKRLQRMQETEEQRARRLQRDREAMRLKRANETPEKRQARLIREREAKRLKRRLEKIDPSLRNQIEHDPAAMAALTADMSLFQFPMPCPSLDNGLFMKLP
- the znf821 gene encoding zinc finger protein 821 isoform X2; the protein is METESREDFAEDSESHSNNSQEAEEQDSGTEDSDSDPDNQGEDSSSNTSADDSMMCTKNSQSTSTEGEVKEECEDQGDAMNGYLCPLCGLECGSPEQLIAHVYQHTAMVSSSKSYVCPVCGRALSSPGSLGRHLLIHSEDRLSNCAVCGARFTDTSNFNREKLREFLHTSHMEDNNSDQGSSMSHPLSNSSNPSTSPGPALPPLPDSLISSASSLPPLPDGLSSPTGSLPPLPDILNPMPVFPAGVLLVCNSCVAYQQLVEAQSPSMRKWAIRRQNEPLEARMQRLERERTAKKTKRACETPEERELRRLRDREAKRLQRMQETEEQRARRLQRDREAMRLKRANETPEKRQARLIREREAKRLKRRLEKIDPSLRNQIEHDPAAMAALTADMSLFQFPMPCPSLDNGLFMKLP